A stretch of the Actinomycetes bacterium genome encodes the following:
- a CDS encoding glycosyltransferase family 2 protein, with product MTGAASPRVSVVSVVRNDLPGLQRTWASLAAQTCSDFEWVVVDGASTDGAVDWLRTLGDERLTWVSEPDLGTYDAMNKGLAAARGSLLQFLNAGDVLASSDVLDRVARDGEAHRWSWAFGIVRFQDDEGGFLGVYAGTPYSLRLLELGYRYVPHPSCFFTRELVDRVGRYDLRYPVAADQDFIIRAGRLAEPTVIGEILVDFVAGGASTGQAPDAFVWQARQIRRDRRRWVGSNPVTDLLVSSALASDFRLRALAARATRRGAEAGRR from the coding sequence ATGACCGGCGCTGCCAGCCCGCGGGTCAGCGTCGTCAGCGTCGTCCGCAACGACCTGCCGGGATTGCAGCGCACCTGGGCTTCGTTGGCCGCGCAGACCTGCTCGGACTTCGAGTGGGTGGTCGTGGACGGGGCCAGCACCGATGGGGCCGTCGACTGGCTGAGGACGCTGGGCGATGAGCGACTGACCTGGGTCTCCGAGCCGGACCTTGGCACCTACGACGCGATGAACAAGGGTCTGGCGGCCGCTCGAGGCTCGCTGCTGCAGTTCCTCAACGCCGGGGACGTGCTCGCCTCCAGCGACGTGCTGGACCGCGTCGCTCGTGACGGCGAGGCGCACCGGTGGTCCTGGGCGTTCGGGATCGTGCGCTTCCAGGACGACGAGGGCGGCTTCCTCGGCGTCTACGCCGGGACGCCGTACAGCTTGCGACTCCTCGAGCTCGGCTACCGCTACGTTCCACACCCGTCGTGCTTCTTCACCCGCGAGCTCGTCGACCGGGTCGGCCGCTACGACCTTCGGTACCCGGTCGCCGCCGACCAGGACTTCATCATCCGCGCCGGCCGGCTCGCCGAACCGACAGTCATCGGCGAGATCCTGGTCGACTTCGTCGCAGGCGGCGCCTCCACCGGGCAGGCCCCGGACGCCTTCGTCTGGCAGGCCCGGCAGATCCGCAGGGACCGCCGGCGGTGGGTGGGATCCAACCCGGTGACCGACCTGCTGGTCTCCTCGGCCCTCGCGTCCGACTTCCGGCTGCGC